The genomic segment AATGGCGAAGCCCGTGGCGCGGCTGCCCGCGTTGCTGGCGGGCGGAAGGCCGAAGTACGCGCGCGCGTTGTCGACATCCCGCGCGATGGCGGCGGACAGCGTTTCGAGGTCGACGTACTTTTCCTCGTCGCGCAGCTTCTTCAGAAATTCGACGCGCACGAGCTTTCCGTACGCATCGCCGTGCCAGTCGAGCACGAAGACTTCGAGCAGCACGCGGCCGGAGTCGTCGACGGTCGGACGCAGGCCGAGACTGGCGACGGCGGGCAGCGGTTCATCGCCAAGACCATGCACGCGCACGACGAAAATGCCCGCGAGCGCCGGCCGCTTGTGCGCGATCGGCAGGTTCAGCGTGGGAAAGCCGAGATCGCGGCCGAGCTTTGCGCCGTGCACGACGTGCCCGCTGATGATGTACGGCCGCCCGAGCGCGACCTGCGCCGCGTCCAGATCGCCCGCGACCAGCGACGCCCGCACCGACGACGACGAAATGCGCGCGCCATTCGGATGCGCGACGGTGGCCATCTGCTCGACTTCGAAGCCGTACGTTTCGCCGGCGGCCTTGAGCGATGCGAAGTCGCCCGCGCGTTTCGCGCCGTAGCAGAAGTCGTCGCCGACCATCACCCAGCGCGCGTGCAGGCCATCGACGATGACGTTTTTCACGAACGTATCCGGCGACTGGCTCGCGAACGTCTTGTTGAAATGCTCGACCACCACGCGATCGACGCCGTTGGTGCGCAACGCTTCGAGCTTGTCGCGCAGCATGGCGATGCGCGGCGGCGCGCCCGCCGGATTGAAGAACTCGCGCGGATGCGGCTCGAAAGTCATCACGCAGACCGGCAGGCCGCGCGCGTCGGCGGCGGCCCGCACGTGCGCGAGCAGCGCCTGGTGACCGCGATGGACACCGTCGAAGTTGCCGATGGTCAGCGCGCAGGGCGCCCGGCTTTCGGCATTGGGAAGGCCGCGAAAGACTCTCACGATAGGCGATGGTCAGTGGGAGGGGCTGATGCCGCAAAGCGTTAGATTATAAACGCTCGCACGGATCGACGGGCGCGCACGGCCGCTCCGGCGCCTGCGTCGGTCCCCGCATGGGTCCCTTTTGGCACGATTTTCGCACCGTTCAAATGATAAAATCCGCGGATGAAAAAAATCGTCATTCTGATCTCCGGACGCGGGAGCAACATGGAGGCCGTCGTGCGTGCATGCGCGCGCGAAGGCTGGCCGGCCCGCGTCTGCGCGGTCATTTCCAACCGGCCCGATGCCGCCGGGTTAGGCTTCGCGGCCGCGAACGGCATCGAAACCAAAGTAGTGGATCACCGTCAGTTCGACGGGCGCGAATCGTTCGACGCCGCGCTCGCGCGTGAAATCGACCGTTTCGAGCCCGACCTCGTCGTGCTGGCGGGCTTCATGCGCGTGCTGACCGACGCCTTCGTCGGGAAATACGCCGGGCGCATGCTCAATGTTCATCCGTCGCTCTTGCCGTGCTTTCCGGGCTTGCGCACGCATCAGCAGGCGCTCGACGCCGGCGTGCGGGTGCACGGCGCAAGCGTGCATTTCGTGACGCCGACGCTCGATCACGGGCCGATCGTCGCGCAGGGCGCGGTGCCGGTCGTCGCCGGCGACGACGCCGCCGCGCTCGCCGCGCGCGTGCTGAAAGTCGAGCACGACATCTATCCGCGCGCGGTGCGCTGGTTTATCGAAGGGCGTTTATCTATCGAGGGCGAACGTGTCGCCCTCGCGCCGTCTGAGCCGCAATGGCTCTTTGCCGACATTGCCGGGGAGGGCGTATGAGGCTGCATGGATTTCTGATCGGACAAACCGAAACGTTGCTCGCGGACGTATTGCGCTTTTCCGGCCCCGCCGACGCCGCGACGAGCCGCTTCTTCCGCGCCCATCCGAAGCTCGGACACGGGGAGCGCGGCGTGATCGCCGAAGCCGTGTTCGCCGTGCTGCGCCGGAAAATGGAGTTTTCGCATCTCGCGGAAAGCGGCAGCGGCAACCAGGCGCGCCGTCTCGCGCTGCTCGGGCTGATGCAGACCGCCGGGCTCTCCGCGCTGAAGCCGTTCGTTTCGGCGGACGAGTATCAATGGCTCGCGCAAGTCTCGAAGATCGAACCGGCGAGCCTGCCGGTGCGGGTGCGTACCAACCTGCCGCAATGGATCTACGACGCGATGGGCAAGCGTTTCGCGCCCGAGGAACTCGCGCAGCTCGCCGCCGCGCTGAACTATCCCGCGCCGCTCGACCTGCGCGTGAATCCGATCAAGGCGACGCGTGAAGCCGCGCTCAAGGCGCTGACCGAAGCGGGCATCGACGCGGGCGAAATGCCGTTCGCGCCGTTCGGCGTGCGCGTGGACGGCAAGCCCGCGCTGACGCGTCTCGCGCCGTTCCAGGAAGGCTGGATCGAGGTGCAGGATGAAGGCAGCCAGCTGCTCTGCTCACTGATGGCCCCGCGCCGCGGCGAAATGATCGTGGACTTCTGCGCGGGCGCGGGCGGCAAGACGCTCGCGCTCGGCGCGATGATGCGCTCGACCGGCCGTCTCTACGCGTTCGACGTGTCCGACCGCCGCCTCGCCAAGCTGAAGCCGCGCCTCGCGCGCAGCGGCTTGTCGAACGTGAATCCGGTGCTGATCGACAGCGAGCACGACGCGAAGATCAAGCGTCTCGCGGGCAAGATCGACCGCGTGCTCGTTGACGCGCCGTGCTCGGGTCTCGGTACGCTGCGCCGCAATCCGGACCTGAAGTGGCGCCAATCGCCCGCCACCGTCGCGGAACTGACGCCCAAGCAATTGTCGATTCTCACGAGCGCCGCGCGCCTCGTGAAGCCCGGCGGCCGCCTCGTCTACGCGACCTGCTCCATGCTCGAAGCGGAAAACGAGACCGTCGTGAAGCAGTTCCTCGAGACGCATCCGAATTTCCGTGTCGTGCCCGCGCGCGACGTGCTCGCGGAACAGCGCATCGATCTGGACACGGGCGAATTCCTCTCGCTGTGGCCGCACAAGCATGGCACTGACGGGTTCTTCGCGGCCGTGCTGGAGCGCGTGCCGGACGCCGCGAAAGCGCCAAAATCCCCGGAAGCGCCGGAAGCGCCGGAAGCGCCCGAAGAAACCGCGTAAGCAATGCAGAACCGCTTCCTGAGCGAACTCTCCGCGCGGCTCTTTCGCGATTTCGGCGAGCCGGAAGTGATCTGGCAGGTAGCGGTTCTGCTCGGCCTGCTCGTGGTGGCCTGGTGGTGCGCGCGGCTGCTTCGCAAGAAGCTCGATGCACGCCGCCAGTCGCGCTTCGAAGCCGTGCGCTTCGGCGCGGAAAGTCTCAACAAGGCGCTGTTTCCGCTGCTCGGCACGATTTTCGTCTCGATCGCGCAGGTGGCGGTTGCGCCGTTCATCCACACGTCGTTCCTGCGTCTCGCGCTCGTGCCGCTGTGCGGCATCACCGTCATCTATACGATGCTGTACGTCGCGCGGCGCGTGTTCAGCCGCGGTCAGGCGGAGCACCAGGCGAACGCGCTGCTGTATCTGTTCGAAAGACTCGTGACGGTGATCGTCTGGATCGCGATGCTCTTTACCGTCATGGGCATCCAGGACGACGTCGTGCACTGGATGGGAAGCGTGCGCTTCAACTTCGCAAACGCGCACATGACGCTGCTCTCGCTCGCCTCGGGCGTGCTGTGGGTGTGCGTGACGCTGATCGTCGCGATGTGGGCGGGCGCGCTGCTCGACGACCGGCTGATGCGCGCCCGCTCGCTCGACGCCAATCTCAAAGTGGTGCTCGCGCGCGTCGGCCGGGCGCTGATGATCCTCGCCGCGATTCTGGTGAGTCTGTCGATCGTCGGCATCGACATCACGGTGCTCGGCGTGTTCGGCGGAGCACTGGGCGTCGGGCTCGGCTTCGGCTTGCAGAAGATCGCGAGCAATTACGTATCGGGCTTCATCATTCTGCTGGACCGCTCCTTGCGGCTCGGAGACATGATCAGCGTGAGCGGCAGCCAGGGCACTGTCACGCAGATCCGCACGCGCTACACGGTCGTGCGCGGCCTCGATGGCATCGAGACGCTGATTCCGAACGAAAAGCTCATCACCGATGTGGTGCAGAACCATTCGTCGTACCTTACGCGCGGCAACGCGAAGATCGCGGTGCAGGTGAGCTACCGTTGCGACGTCGAGCGCGCGATGCAATTGCTGGTCGAAGCGACGCAGGGCGTCGAACGCGTCCTGCAGGACCCGGCGCCCGCCGCGCTGCTCGCGAGTTTCGGCGCGGACGGCATCAATCTGGAGCTGAGTTTCTGGATCGAGGAGGCCGCGAAGGGCACGGGCGGCGTAAAGTCGCATGTCAATCGCGCGGTATGGCGGTTATTCTCGGAACATGGCATTGAAATTCCGTACGCCCAGCGCGAAATAAGGATTGTCGATGCCGTGTCCCGGGCAAGCAGCGAATCGGTACTTAATGCCGAAAATCGCGAGCAGGGCGCCGCACCAGCGGCCTGACCGGCGGCGTTGGCTCGATCTTTCGATTTGACCGGCGAATCAACCTCAATTCGGGGCGTGAGTTTTTCCTCGTTTTGCTACGATTCAAAAAATTTCACCTTTAGGACAAAGACTTGGAACGCATGCAGTAGAATGCGATCGAACTTGCGCACGTTTCTTTCATGTGCACAACAAGTTGCCCAACGTCAGTTTTACTGGCCATTTTTCCCGAATTTCACAGCTACCCAGGTAAACCGCCTTGCTGAATTCTTCCCTCGAATTTCTCGCCAACGGATT from the Caballeronia sp. NK8 genome contains:
- a CDS encoding bifunctional riboflavin kinase/FAD synthetase, translated to MRVFRGLPNAESRAPCALTIGNFDGVHRGHQALLAHVRAAADARGLPVCVMTFEPHPREFFNPAGAPPRIAMLRDKLEALRTNGVDRVVVEHFNKTFASQSPDTFVKNVIVDGLHARWVMVGDDFCYGAKRAGDFASLKAAGETYGFEVEQMATVAHPNGARISSSSVRASLVAGDLDAAQVALGRPYIISGHVVHGAKLGRDLGFPTLNLPIAHKRPALAGIFVVRVHGLGDEPLPAVASLGLRPTVDDSGRVLLEVFVLDWHGDAYGKLVRVEFLKKLRDEEKYVDLETLSAAIARDVDNARAYFGLPPASNAGSRATGFAISATDRIR
- the purN gene encoding phosphoribosylglycinamide formyltransferase, which translates into the protein MKKIVILISGRGSNMEAVVRACAREGWPARVCAVISNRPDAAGLGFAAANGIETKVVDHRQFDGRESFDAALAREIDRFEPDLVVLAGFMRVLTDAFVGKYAGRMLNVHPSLLPCFPGLRTHQQALDAGVRVHGASVHFVTPTLDHGPIVAQGAVPVVAGDDAAALAARVLKVEHDIYPRAVRWFIEGRLSIEGERVALAPSEPQWLFADIAGEGV
- a CDS encoding RsmB/NOP family class I SAM-dependent RNA methyltransferase: MRLHGFLIGQTETLLADVLRFSGPADAATSRFFRAHPKLGHGERGVIAEAVFAVLRRKMEFSHLAESGSGNQARRLALLGLMQTAGLSALKPFVSADEYQWLAQVSKIEPASLPVRVRTNLPQWIYDAMGKRFAPEELAQLAAALNYPAPLDLRVNPIKATREAALKALTEAGIDAGEMPFAPFGVRVDGKPALTRLAPFQEGWIEVQDEGSQLLCSLMAPRRGEMIVDFCAGAGGKTLALGAMMRSTGRLYAFDVSDRRLAKLKPRLARSGLSNVNPVLIDSEHDAKIKRLAGKIDRVLVDAPCSGLGTLRRNPDLKWRQSPATVAELTPKQLSILTSAARLVKPGGRLVYATCSMLEAENETVVKQFLETHPNFRVVPARDVLAEQRIDLDTGEFLSLWPHKHGTDGFFAAVLERVPDAAKAPKSPEAPEAPEAPEETA
- a CDS encoding mechanosensitive ion channel family protein, with the protein product MQNRFLSELSARLFRDFGEPEVIWQVAVLLGLLVVAWWCARLLRKKLDARRQSRFEAVRFGAESLNKALFPLLGTIFVSIAQVAVAPFIHTSFLRLALVPLCGITVIYTMLYVARRVFSRGQAEHQANALLYLFERLVTVIVWIAMLFTVMGIQDDVVHWMGSVRFNFANAHMTLLSLASGVLWVCVTLIVAMWAGALLDDRLMRARSLDANLKVVLARVGRALMILAAILVSLSIVGIDITVLGVFGGALGVGLGFGLQKIASNYVSGFIILLDRSLRLGDMISVSGSQGTVTQIRTRYTVVRGLDGIETLIPNEKLITDVVQNHSSYLTRGNAKIAVQVSYRCDVERAMQLLVEATQGVERVLQDPAPAALLASFGADGINLELSFWIEEAAKGTGGVKSHVNRAVWRLFSEHGIEIPYAQREIRIVDAVSRASSESVLNAENREQGAAPAA